TTGCTAATGACTTCCAAACAAACATGCCACCCAGCAAGATCCTTTGAGGTATGATCCGTAATTTTATTAATCTTTTCTATTAAGACCAAGCGACACCCATTGGGCTCTAGATATAACTCGAAACGAACACGATCCTCACCCCATGTATATTCCAAAATAGAACACATCTTCAGCTCGATAATTTCAAGTTCCTCAAATATATCATCCTGCATATTGAACTTAATAATCCCTCCTTCACGGAGGTCATCGACTCGAAGCTCAGAAAACCATTTCTCCAACTTATCATTCTCAGTCAACGAAGACCATACCTTTTCAACAGAATGCTTTAGATGCCTCTCAAAACATGCGATATATCCGTTTTCAACGCATTGTATGACTGCTAACATATTATTCCTCCTTATCAAAATGATTTCCTAAATTATACAATTTGTTAGACCGAAGTTGTCAAAAAGGCTCAAATCTATCGTAAAACCAGTCGAAAAAAGCAATGCGGGATGACCCCGAAAATATGTCAGTGTCTGTGTGCAACGTACGTCCTCATATTCGTCTATTGATGATCAATCATAAATATTAACATTAATTTGTAATTCAGAGAAGTTTGTATCATATATATCCATTATATTCGATTCTGACCTATATAAACGTTATAAGGAGGATGTTCTTTGTAGCGTTCTTCAGGTGTAGAAGCGATAAATGAAGTCAATACTTTATTATTTTTATACATTCTGCTATAATTCAACCGAACATTAAAAGTGAATAGTTTTCTCTCATATAATCGCAGGAATATGGCCTGCGAGTTTCTACCGAACCCCGTAAAGGCTCGACTATGAGTAGCGATATATTGGTGTTGCAGATTCCTATGCACGATTATTAGGAGTCTGGATTTATTTGAGCCCCAGAAAATATTGTTTACTTCATAGAGTGAACATATTTTCTGGGGCTTTCTGTTGATCTATCGAGAGATTCATTTTTAATGTGTACAACTTAGAAAATTCAAAAGGAGCATACCCCAATGTATTTTATGATTAATGTTCTTGGAATTATTATCTTATTAGGCGGAAGCTATCTTTTGTCGTTCAACAAAAAGGAAGTGGCAGTAAAGCCAATCATGATCTTGCTTGTCTTGCAACTAGCCACAACTTGGTTTATGTTATCGACCGATATTGGCGCAAACGTGATTTCGTGGATTTCCGATTTTTTCTTATGGTTAATCAATAGTTCAATGTCCGGCGTGAATTTCGTATTTGGAGAGTTGGCACCTCTTGATGGTTCCACATTCACGTTCTTTATGAATGTATTAATGCCGATTATTTTTGTTGTGGTATTCTTTGATATATTAACGTACTTTGGCATTTTGCCAGCCCTTATAAATGGGATAGGATGGGTCTTTTCTAAAATTACGAAAACTCCTCGCTTTGAGAGTTTTTATGCTATACAAGTTATGTTCTTAGGGAATAATGAGGCATTGGCGGTAACACGTAGTCAATTAAGTAAAATGAATGACAAACGGTTGTTAACGGTTGCGATGATTAGTATGTCTTGTGTTAGTGCCGGGATGCTAGGTGGATATTTACAACTATTAGACGCAAAATATGTGTTAACGGCCATTCCTTTGAATGCAATCGGTGCGTTGATTATTACCTCTTTAATTAATCCGTATCGTCTTACAAAAGAAGAGGATATCGTTTATTCTCCAACAAAATCTGAAAAAGGCAATTTCTTTGATATGATTTCAAAAAGTATGATGACTGGCGGTAAACTAGCATTAATTATTGCCGTTATGCTTATTGGATTCGTCTCCCTTATTACAGCTATGAACTCCTTCTTAGGATTGTTCAATGCTAACCTCACGCTGGAAAATATCTTTGGGGTGATTTTTTCGCCAATCAGCTTCTTAATGGGCGTTGATTTTTCTCAAATATTCACTGTGGGTCAATTAATGGGTGTGAAAATTGTTCTAAATGAGTTTGTTGCTATGACCAATTTAAGTGAAATTCTCTCTAGCTTAAATCCGCATACCGAAGCTGTAGCTTCTACGTTTCTTGTTTCTTTCTGTAACTTTACGACAATTGGGATTATTCTTGGGAGTATGCAAGCATTATTTGGAGATCAAAAATCTAAATACATCGCAAAGTATACATGGTTATTATTGGTGAGCGGTCTTCTTGTTTCTACTTTAACTGCAATGGTTGTAGGGTTATTCGTTTGGTGATTTTAAGGAATATATTACACATCTAATAGGAGGCATAATGCTATGAAAGAACATGACGCAAAGTACTATGTAACAAAACTTGGACTAGATCCGCATCCAGAGGGTGGGTATTATAAAAGAACATTTGAATCTAAGGAACAAACTTCAGATCGAGAATTAACAGTAAATTTTGATGGGAAAAGAAATCTTTATACAAGTATCTTCTTTCTATTAGGTTCTAATGACATCTCACATTTCCATCGTTTGAAATCGGATGAATTATGGTATTACCACGCTGGAAGTCCTTTAACCGTTCATATTATTGATGAAAATGGGGATTATAAAGAGTTTAAATTAGGAATAAACTTAGATCTAGGCGAAGTCCCACAAGTACAAGTTCCAAAAAATAGTACATTTGGTTCATCTGTTACAGATGAAGATACATTCTCTTTAGTAGGGTGTATGGTTTCGCCTGGGTTTGACTTTCAAGACTTTGAGTTGTTTACACAGGATGAACTTTTGTCTAAATATCCTCAACATAAAGATATAATAATGAAGTTGGCCTATGAATCCATTCCAGTTTAATTTTACTGACTAAAAAAATGAAACAAATAAAAACACCTTCCGTTGAAAAATAATTCAATGTGGAGGTGTTTTTTCTATCATCAAGACATCCGGAAAAGTCTGTTTTGTTCATGCTGTGCTGCATCCTCCTCGTGAAATCGTACCTCATTTTACCATTCTAACCCAAAAACGAACAAAAAATCGATAGATTCAGCTCAAGCATGGGTTCTTGAGTTGTTAGTAGAAAGATATCCGTCATTTAATGTTGTCTTGCTCTCGTGTTCCGAACCTTTGGCGGGGTGTAATGCTCTCCTGTATCTCACTCTACTTATAATACGATTTCTCCATTACCACTAACATCGAAAAAACCTACTCCATGCTTTTGAGCCAGATTCCGTACCGTTTTGTATGCATCATCAGCACATGACCATGCAAAACAAATATAGATGATATCTCGGCCCATGGAATAGTCAGACACCCTGTGATCTTCTGCCTCCTCTAAAGCATCCAATATATCGTCAGAAGGAGCATATGGTCCATTCATTTGTGGAAATGATTCCTTCATATCAAAGAACCAGTTCCGTAGAGCCTCTGACGAAACAGATGGATCATTATAGCTATGCTCCTCTGCCCATTCTGTCTGTTGCTCATACCACTCCATAAAACTCTTCTTGTCTTTAGGTGCAGAAGTTTTCTCAAATACCATCAAATCATAGCTCATTCTACTTCCCCCTATACATAAAATATGAGCATACAGTACATTCCCTGATTAATCTAATTCAGCGCGAGACAATAAATCCCTAATTACAACATCATCCTCACAAGCATCTTTAAACCCCATCATAAAACTTTCTATAGCCTCTTTTTTGTCAGAATAAGCACAGAACATATCCGCTTCTGAATCAAAACGCACTATGTCTACTAAATGCGGCATTCTTTCCTCCAGAAAAACAGCCGCCACAGATCCCCAATCATAACCGTTGCCTTCAAATCCCTCATCAGCCCGTGATTGGAAAATTTCAGCTTTATACGTACCCACATTCAGAATCACGGACACATTACCACTATCATGCTCTACTAACAGAAACGGTTTGATTTTCTCCGCAACATTCATTACGATTCCATCTCCTCAAAAAGATCATAAACTTCCTCATTTACCAAGCCTCGAATAAAGCTCTCAAAATTTTTGGCCAAAAACGTAATTTTGTAATCATCTTCTTGGTCAACATGAATAACCTCGGGTTCCCCATCCCTACCGCATGTTCGATAATCCAACATCACCACATCATGACCTGCAGAAGGACAGTCACAAATAACGACACCAATGTCGGGATAGCCCCATTCTTCAATCATAAACTGGCTACCGAATCCTCCACACAGAGAATATGTCTTCTTACGTCCGATACCCATAATACCCGTAATAGCAATATGATCTATTGCCCATGAGGTTCCTTCCTCTGTAGGGAAGCAAGTGTTGATTGGTATAACGCCGTTACGTAATTTCATCATAGCAATATAGGAAGCTGGCAATGTATAACCTAGTTCTTCTTCTACTGAAGCAATCAACTCGTCTGTAGGCGGCTCAGCAACATATTTTTTTAAAGCATAATCGCGATCAACCCAAAAGTTTGTGAAGTCAAAATCTTCAAAGGGGACTTTGTCCATTACTCTACCTCTATTCGTTTATAGGATACGAAACACTACTAATAAGATGATACATTAATATTAAAACGTGATGAAGCAGTAGATTCAAATATAGTGAAACATTCTATAACCATTGGGCAAAATAATCCTGCACCGCTTGCTTGGAATACCCATCTATCCCCCTCCAGTGTACAATAGCCCAAAAGTCGTTTTTTCCTCCTCTTCCAGGTCTGTCTTCTTCTGCGTTCAAAATCCCGGCATACGCCATTATTTCCATCAAAAAATCACGTTCACCTTTATTAGAGGGTAAAATACCATTCAGTCTTTTCTCTAGTTGCCGTGGAGCATCTGTTGGATCGCAACTTGTAATGGTAGCCAGTATATTTGTAAATATGACCACGTCCTCTTTATTTACTACTATATCTGCCTCTGTTAGCAATTGTTCAAGATCAAGCATGCAATACAGCATATGATTCAAGCGTACTCCGCCCCACTTGATTCTCTCAAAATTCAACACATTGATATCTTCATTCGTATAATCTTCATGAACAGCTACGCCATATGTATCGCAGACATAACACTCGCCAAAACAAGCATAGGTACTGCCATTGTTGTTAGTCGTATACTTCCCGACATTACTCTCAAAAGGATGGGCAACCATTCGATGAGTCAACGCCCAACTAGAGAGTGCGCTTCTCAAGTACACCTTTCTGGTAGACAGACTATGCAAAAAAGCTCGCGCCACAATTTCCTTCGTAATCACCTTATGCAATTCAATTATTCGAAGCACACATTCATCATGGCTCATCGTAATCGGATCAAACATCAGGCCTTTATCTTTCGCATATTCAAAATCTTCCCCCGCGAAAAAGCGCGTGCCGGTATTCTTCCAGCCATTGCTGCTCCAAAAGGTTTTCATTAATATTAGCTTAGCTTTCTTATCCATTCAGAACACACCTGCCTGTTTATTTTCTATAATCTCAACAAATTTTGTTGAAGCTGGTGATAGAGACACACTTTTTAGAAAACATACTCCGATATTTCTCTTTGGTATTTCTTCATTTAGTTGTACTTCATATAATAATCCTTTATTTAAATACTCTTGGGAAAATTCTTTCGTCACACATGCGATCCCTAAATTTATTTTAGCAAACTCCAATAATAAATCATGTGAACCTAATTCAAATTCTGGCGAAATCTTTATACCTCTAGATATCAGATAATCCTCTACATACCTTCTGGAATTTGATTTGGTCTCAAGTAATATTAATGGCAGTTTCACTACTTCATCAAGGCTTAATGGTTTAGATAATATATTCTTATACTTCTCCCCACAAACAAAAATATCATGGATATCAATACATGGTCTTAGTTCTAATGTAGCATCATTAAGCGGAAAATTACAAATTGCAATATCGACCTCTCCTGATTTCAATATAGAACAGAGCTCTAATGTTGTACCATTAACAATCTTAAACTTAATATTCGGATATTTATTATGAAAAACCTCCAAATATGGAAGTAAAAAATATCTGGAAATCGTATCTCCTACACCTATCTTTAATTCCCCTGTCGTTAAGTTCTTAAATTCTAAAATCTTCTCTTCCCCAACATCAATTAAATTAATAGCCGAATTTACATATTCAAATAGAAGACTGCCTTCATTTGTTAAAGATACCCCTTTAGGTGTTCTATTAAAAAGACGTATATCTAATTCTCTTTCTAATTGCATGATTGCCTGACTAACAGCGGGTTGTGTCATATAAAGATCTTTGGCTGCCTTAGAAAAACTTTCACTTTTTCCTACCCTACAAAATACTTTATATAAATCTAATTTACTTATCATATAAGCACCCCTAATACCTATCATTCAATATATTAATTTTACTTATACCACTCAACCGATGTATATTACAAGTACATAAGTAATTTGTATAAACTTTAGTCCTTATAAGGAGCGATTATATTGGAAAGAGTAGTTGGAACCGTTGTTAGAGGTCTTCGTTGTCCCATCATAAATCAAGGGGACAACATAGAGGAAATCGTTGTAGATAGTGTACTAAAAGCTTCAGAAGTTGAAGGCTTTAACATTAATGATAAAGATATCGTTACTGTAACAGAATCAATTGTTGCTCGCGCTCAAGGTAACTACGCTACTATTGATCATATAGCTAAAGATGTTAGTTCAAAATTTGGAGAAGAAACGGTTGGAGTCATATTCCCTATCTTAAGTCGTAATCGTTTTGCAATCTGTCTCCGTGGTATTGCAAAAGGCGCTAAAAAAATTGTTTTAATGTTAAGCTATCCATCTGATGAAGTTGGTAATCACTTAGTGGATCTAGACATGCTTGATGAAAAAGGAGTTAATCCTTGGACAGATGTTCTAACAGAACAACAATTCCGTGATCATTTTGGATACAATAAACATACTTTTACGGGTGTTGATTATATTGATTATTATAAATCGTTAGTTGAAGAATATGGTGTCTCATGTGAAGTTATATTCTCCAATAATCCCAAGACCATTTTAGATTACACAAAAAATGTTCTGACTTGTGATATACATACAAGATTCAGAACAAAAAAAATATTAAAAGCAAATGGTGGAGTCAACATTTATAGTCTCGATGACATATTAGCAGAATCTGTTGACGGCAGTGGATGTAATGAAGCCTATGGTCTACTAGGATCAAATAAATCAACAGAAAATAGTGTTAAACTGTTCCCACGTAATTGCCAACCTATTGTTGATACAATACAACATATGCTCAAAGAAAAGACTGGCAAACATGTTGAAGTCATGATTTATGGCGATGGAGCATTCAAAGACCCAGTAGGTAAAATATGGGAACTCGCTGATCCAGTTGTCTCACCAGCTTACACATCAGGACTTGATGGTACACCTAATGAAGTAAAGTTAAAATATCTTGCTGATAATAACTTTGCTGATTTAAGAGGCGAAGAACTTAAACAAGCGATATCTCAATACATTAACAATAAAGATTCTGATCTTGTAGGATCGATGGAAGCACAAGGTACTACACCTAGAAAACTTACTGATCTTATAGGTTCTCTATCCGATTTAACTTCAGGAAGCGGAGATAAAGGTACACCTGTTGTCTTTATACAAGGTTATTTTGATAACTATACAAAATAATATGAATTAGATGATTGTATATAAAAAATAAGCAATGCTAGCTTTTACTAGTATTGCTTATTTTAGTGCTTCCAAAAGATTAGAATAGAACTAAAGCAACCCTCCATTCGTTTACACTAACTTTCTTTGCGAAAACAATTGGCGGAGCCGAAAACTATGGATATACCCTCAAATTAGTACCGCTTGTACTTTAACTTCCTGCGCTACCAGTGCCATCGGTTGACGTTGTTGGTAATTCTTCGTAAGTAAGTGAATAGGATTGGCTGCCTAGCAACATTCTTTGACCTTGGAACTCATCGTACAGATTCATGCGAATGCCGCCCCCTCTTAATTTTTTGTATAGGTTACTTTTAAACGTTGTTGCGTACGATTTATTATTACCGATGAACAAATCAGTCCCGAGTGTCAACGTCTTCTCCATCGATTGTCCATTCGGATCTATGATTTCCAAGACTAGCTTGTGCTCGTATTCACCTGCTTCGTAAGCTTCATTTTTGGATAAGTTGTACGTTACGACTGTATCCAATGTATCCTCACCTTCCCTAACGGTACCCACTACATTGGTAAGCGAAAGACTGTAAGGGAACAACTCCACACTCCTTAGATTGGACTGCGGCGTTACTCCGGCAGTGTTCAGTGATAATCTAACTGTATTGATATATCCCGTTGATTTACCACCTATAGCTGTCAGTTTACCGTCAGCTACGCCTTCGCCAATATGAAGCACAAGCTCTGAAGTATTCACACTCAATGGAATCTTACTCCAGACGGTAACCACATTTTTACCATTTGGGCTTGTTGCCTTGGACGATTGGCTAACTTCGGCCTCATAATATTCATTCTCAGGTGTTCTGTAGTAAGCAACAAGCTGAGCCTGTTCCGATTTACGTGGTTCTTTGCTGTTCATTTCTAGCTCTGTATACATCATATTGGAGCTACTTCCATTATAAACGGTTGTCCGACGTTCGCGGATTTCTGCTTTTTTACCTGTAAAATCAATAGGGAAGGAGCCACCTGCAACCACGGTATTCATCACATTATTTAGTAGAGAGGTGTTCAAAGTGAGAAAGTTCGTAACGTCATCACCTGAGGTTTCCTGCAGCACAATCCTTAATTGCTTGATACTAGAGGAATAAGGAACCTTGGTTATCACATATATCTCTGCCGTTTCATGAGGCGCGAGAGACGTTTGAGCATTTTTTGCCACGATCTGGGTCGTGCTGCTGAGATCGCTAAGTCCTGCTTTGACCAGAGCTTTGAGCGCAGGCAGTTTTACTGTCGTGGATTTGGTGTTGCGAATGCTGATTTTGGCTACGATTTGATCTTCATCTGCCCATGGCAGCCTCTGAATGGAATCAATCTTTACCCCAAACGTTCCATGTCGGTTCTCCAACATGTTCTCTAATCCCAAACGGTTGTTACTTTCCTGAGAATAAGGGATTTGATAATACGCAGTCGGAAAAATAATCTTGTCGGTCGCAGCGGGTTCCGTTAACTGCAGCATTAACTTACTTTGATTTAGATCTAATCTCACATCCGCGCTTAGTTCAATGATTTTCTCTTCTAGCGGCTTTAAGGTTAGATTGGCAAGCGCCTTTGTATCCACCGGAATGCTATATCCTTCAGCGGCTTTAATTGCCAGCTCGTAAGCGGGTAGAGCTACAGATTTATTACCGAGATTTTTAATACGGAATAGAAGGTTCCATTTCGCGGTGTCGTTCTCTGAATATACGGAAGCGCTTTTCAGCTGCGTTTCTACAGTATTATGGTTAATGGAAATTTTCTTAACCGCGTAATCAGCCACGGCTGAGTCAGAAGCTGTTAACGCTGGAAGTGTGAAGGTAATAACCGGAAGATTTATTTTCAAAGTTGAGTCTTCCTCCGCGAATTGCAGCGTCATATTATCCGTTTTTATATAGGAAGGAATTTCTGCCAAATAGTAGATCATTTTCTTCTCCTGAGGCTGTACCTTGTAACCACTGCTGGCATCATCCAGCGTGAGCTCGAATACCGAACCACTGGCTGATGCCAGATATGCTTTAAAGCCGGGATCGCTAAGCACCTTTGTATCCGAATTCGTGAGACTGATACCTATCCTCATGTATACTTTTCCATTAATCTGAATTTTTTGCAGACTTTCCGCCTTGGTCGTTATAGGCAGATTATTCATCGTGATCTTCTTGCTCTGGCCTTTAGCAGCTACCATGGAATAATTGGTCGGAACCGTGAAAACACCCAGCCTCTTCTGATAATCCGCGCTGTTGAAATCCCACCCGAATATTGAAACTTTGGCTCCGGTTACTTTTGTAGCCTTGCCGATATTCACATAATAAGTTACGGTTTGGCCGCTCTTGGAGGGCACCGATTC
The nucleotide sequence above comes from Paenibacillus sp. IHBB 10380. Encoded proteins:
- a CDS encoding SRPBCC family protein; the protein is MLAVIQCVENGYIACFERHLKHSVEKVWSSLTENDKLEKWFSELRVDDLREGGIIKFNMQDDIFEELEIIELKMCSILEYTWGEDRVRFELYLEPNGCRLVLIEKINKITDHTSKDLAGWHVCLEVISKLLEGRTLESRDSEWKRWHEQYVQLIKKFLENS
- a CDS encoding NupC/NupG family nucleoside CNT transporter, whose translation is MYFMINVLGIIILLGGSYLLSFNKKEVAVKPIMILLVLQLATTWFMLSTDIGANVISWISDFFLWLINSSMSGVNFVFGELAPLDGSTFTFFMNVLMPIIFVVVFFDILTYFGILPALINGIGWVFSKITKTPRFESFYAIQVMFLGNNEALAVTRSQLSKMNDKRLLTVAMISMSCVSAGMLGGYLQLLDAKYVLTAIPLNAIGALIITSLINPYRLTKEEDIVYSPTKSEKGNFFDMISKSMMTGGKLALIIAVMLIGFVSLITAMNSFLGLFNANLTLENIFGVIFSPISFLMGVDFSQIFTVGQLMGVKIVLNEFVAMTNLSEILSSLNPHTEAVASTFLVSFCNFTTIGIILGSMQALFGDQKSKYIAKYTWLLLVSGLLVSTLTAMVVGLFVW
- a CDS encoding cupin domain-containing protein; amino-acid sequence: MKEHDAKYYVTKLGLDPHPEGGYYKRTFESKEQTSDRELTVNFDGKRNLYTSIFFLLGSNDISHFHRLKSDELWYYHAGSPLTVHIIDENGDYKEFKLGINLDLGEVPQVQVPKNSTFGSSVTDEDTFSLVGCMVSPGFDFQDFELFTQDELLSKYPQHKDIIMKLAYESIPV
- a CDS encoding LysR family transcriptional regulator, producing the protein MISKLDLYKVFCRVGKSESFSKAAKDLYMTQPAVSQAIMQLERELDIRLFNRTPKGVSLTNEGSLLFEYVNSAINLIDVGEEKILEFKNLTTGELKIGVGDTISRYFLLPYLEVFHNKYPNIKFKIVNGTTLELCSILKSGEVDIAICNFPLNDATLELRPCIDIHDIFVCGEKYKNILSKPLSLDEVVKLPLILLETKSNSRRYVEDYLISRGIKISPEFELGSHDLLLEFAKINLGIACVTKEFSQEYLNKGLLYEVQLNEEIPKRNIGVCFLKSVSLSPASTKFVEIIENKQAGVF
- a CDS encoding coenzyme F420-0:L-glutamate ligase, with amino-acid sequence MERVVGTVVRGLRCPIINQGDNIEEIVVDSVLKASEVEGFNINDKDIVTVTESIVARAQGNYATIDHIAKDVSSKFGEETVGVIFPILSRNRFAICLRGIAKGAKKIVLMLSYPSDEVGNHLVDLDMLDEKGVNPWTDVLTEQQFRDHFGYNKHTFTGVDYIDYYKSLVEEYGVSCEVIFSNNPKTILDYTKNVLTCDIHTRFRTKKILKANGGVNIYSLDDILAESVDGSGCNEAYGLLGSNKSTENSVKLFPRNCQPIVDTIQHMLKEKTGKHVEVMIYGDGAFKDPVGKIWELADPVVSPAYTSGLDGTPNEVKLKYLADNNFADLRGEELKQAISQYINNKDSDLVGSMEAQGTTPRKLTDLIGSLSDLTSGSGDKGTPVVFIQGYFDNYTK